In Paludibaculum fermentans, the genomic stretch CCTCGGTTCTCACCTTCACCGGGTGGCCGCCCTGGACCGGGGGCTGATATCGAAATTGCGACCACTGCACCGCTTCACATAGCTGCGCGCCGGTTTCGAGTTCAGAGATTTTCCCGTCCGAACCAATAACGACCTTGCACCGCACCGTTCCTGCCGCGGGCTCCCAAATCGGAGCGGGTAGAGTCGCAGCCCCCTCAACCAGCAGGGCCTTCTGCTTCTCGGCGGGCACGGAGACGACCGTCAGGGCGTCCTCTTTGTCCGCGGCTGCTTTTTCTTCCTTCGTGGCAGGAGCAGACTGGATCTTCGTCACCAGGATGATGGGCCGGGCCGGATACCGCGACACACGGCCGCGCAACGCCGAAGCCTTCACATCGACCTCTTCAAAGGACATGCCTGGCCAGGCTGTCTTGACGACCCGCTCGCAACTCGACAACAGAGGATAGCCGCCCTTGCCCCCATTGGGATCGCCGATCTCGTCAATCATCTTCTGCGCATGAATGCCCTCGACGATGTAGTGCTCCCCGTCGACCACGTTGGCGGTCCGTTTGGAGAACAGCCGGTATTGCTGCATGCCCTCCCAAATGAATACGGAAGGTCCCCCGCCGTTGAGAACGGAATCGCTCGCGGCGGTGGCGATATCCATGGTTCGCAGCTTGCCCTGGACCTTGAATGTCGGGGGGGCGGCCTTCTTCGCTTCACCCGCCGGTGGCGTGCTGGAGCATCCGCTCAAGGCGGCAAACGCAGTCATGACGATTGAGAAACAAACGATGTGTACTTTGCGGTCCATTCGACATGTCCTCGATTTTGAGATGTTTTAGTCCGAACCGAGGCTATCACGGAGCATCCTCGCCTGCAACGGACCCGCCCACGGCCCGCCAGGCCGCCAAAGCAGCAGAAGCCGCAACGAACCCCGACCGTCAAGGAGCAGGCCCCGCCGCGTTGTGAGCCGCGGCTGGCAAGGAGTCCCCATGGCCCTGCGGACCGCCAAAGCGGATGAAGCCGCACATTGAGCCGCGAATGTAAATGAGCGGATAGCCACCGAAAAGCCCCACACCGAAAGTCTCGCGACCCTTTGCCAGCGCGTCTTCAACGGAGCGGGCCACGAAAACCCACGAGTCTTCAATGGAGTCCCCCAGGGCCCAGCAACCCGCCAACGTGGATACAGCCGCAAGTAGCCGCGAGCATGAGTGAGTGGATAGCCCCCGAAAGGCTCCACTCAACTCAGCAGTGCGACCCCCGCTTCCCGTGCGTCTTCAACGGAGTCACCCGCGGCCCGCCTGACCGCGAAATCGAAAGACGCCACGTTCAGAGCCGCGACTGAAAGGAGCGGGCAGCAACGGCAAGCCCTCAACCAACCAGCGAAAGGGGCCGTGCTCCATTCCCGCGAGTCTTCCACGAAGCCCCCCATGGCCCAGTCACCCGCCAAAGCGGACACACCCACAACGAACCCCGACCGTAAGGGAGTCTCAGTATGGCCCTGCGGGCCGCCAAAGCGGAGGAAGCCGCCCCCACATCCCCAGTCCCAGAGCGCAGCGACGGGCTACGCGGGCGTCTTCAACGGAGGGGTCCCCACCGCGTTGCGAGCAGCCCGCCTGAGTAACTGGGTGCCTGCTTCCTTTTCCTCTTCAATCCAGCCTCATGCTACCCGTGCCTGCCATGCCTCTCCGTTCCGGCAAGAAGTGTCAACCCCGGACACACACCGGAATTCGATACGATCGCACCCTCCCTCTTTCTGGCCGGTTTCGGCATTTTTGCCGCACAAAGCCTCTACCCGCTCCATCAAACATCCTGCCCCGGACGGACAGGGCAGGCGCGGCAACCGGCACGATCCACGTTCTCCGCCGGTAATTTCCACTGCGTACGAGGGGATGGCCTTTTGATTGCTCAGAAAGAACCACGACATGCCACAACGGAAAGAAACCAGTGAGGCCGCCCTGGTCGAGAATCAGGGAAAAATACTCATCAAAGAAACCGCGAAGGCCCGCAAGATCGCATTCGTCGGCGACCACCTGCCACGCAAATGTGGCATCGCCACCTTCACGTCCGATCTTCTGTCGGCAATCGCCACGGCTTACCCCGAAAGTCAGTGCCTCTGCGTCTCGATCAATGACATCAAAGGCGGGTACGAATACCCCGAAGTCGTCCGCTTTGAGATTGAAGAACAGGACCTGTCGTCCTACCTCCGCGCGGCGGACTTCCTCAATATCAGCAATGTCGACATAGTCTGTCTTCAGCACGAGTTCGGGATCTTCGGCGGACCGGCGGGCGGGCACATTCTCGCATTTCTGCGCGAACTCAGGATGCCCGTCGTGACCACGCTCCACACCGTGCTGCGGGAGCCCAGGCCCGATCAGCGGCGCGTCATGCAGGAGATCATCTCCCTCTCCACTCGAGTGGTTGTGATGGCGGAGCGCGGACGCCAGATGCTGCAGGAGATCTACGCCGCATCGCCCGGCAAGATCGATCTCATCGCACACGGCATCCCCGACGTGGGCTTCGTGGATCCCGCCTTCTTCAAAGATCAGTTCGGTGTCGAAGGCAAGATTGTCCTGCTCACCTTTGGCCTGCTCTCCCCCAACAAGGGCATTGAGTATGTGCTCAAAGCCTTGCCCCAGGTTCTGGAAGAATTTCCCGATGTCGTCTACATCGTCCTCGGCGCCACTCACCCCAACGAACTGCGGGAACACGGCGAGGCCTACAGGATGAGCCTGGAACTCCTCGCCAAGAAAAGCGGGATTGAGAAGAGCGTCATCTTCTACAACGACTTTGTAGAACTCGAGAGCCTCAAGGAGTTCATCGGCGCGGCGGATCTCTACATCACGCCCTATCTCAACGAGGCGCAGATCACCTCCGGCACACTGGCCTACACGTTTGGCGCCGGCAAAGCCGTGGTGTCCACCCCTTACTGGCATGCCGCGGAACTGCTCGCCGGCGATCGGGGTGTCCTGGTTCCTTTCGCCGATGCGGAGGCCATGGGCCGCGAGATCTCCGCCCTGCTGCGGGACGACATCCGCCGCCACGCCATGCGCCGCAATGCCTATCGCTGCGGCCGCGAAATGGTGTGGAGCAACGTGGCTCAGCTCTACATGCAATCCTTTGAACAGGCCCGCCTGCAGGGCACGGCGCCCTCGCGCAAATCGCTGCTCACCAAGACACTCGACCTCCGGCCGCCTCAACTGCCCGCCCTGAAGCTGGACCATCTTCAGCGCATGACCGATTCCACCGGTGTCTTCCAGCACGCCAATTTCAGCATCCCCAACTTCGCTGAAGGGTATTGCACCGACGACAATGCGCGTGCCTTCATTCTCACCGTGCTGCTGGAGGAACTCGGCCAGGACCGCGAAAGCGTCTGCGCCATGGCGACCACCTGCGCCTCGTTCCTGCAGTACGCGTACGACCCGCACACCCGCCGCTTCCACAATCACCTCGGATTCGATCGCCGCTGGCTCGATGAGCAGGGCTCGGAGGACAGTCAGGGCCGCGCCATCTGGGCGCTCGGCTTCGGAGTGGGCCGCTCCCCCTATCGCAGCTTCCAGTTCATTTCGGGGCAGTTGTTCGCCCAAGCGCTGCCGGCCATGACGGAGTTCACCTCTCCCCGGGCCTGGGCCTTCGGCCTGCTGGGCATTCACGAGTACCTGCGGCATCTCAGTGGCGACACCCTCGTCAACCAGACACGCGAAGCTTTGCTGTCGAAGCTGGTGGATCTCCTCGATCGCAACTCATCCGCTGACTGGCCCTGGTTCGAACAGGAACTGTCCTATGACAACGCGAAACTCGCGCACGCCCTCATCCTCACCGGCCGCGCCACCGGTCAGCAGGACGTCCTGCAACGGGGCTTGGATGCGCTACGCTGGCTGAACCAGGTACAAATTTCCGGGAAAGGGCACTTCCTGCCGATCGGTAGCAATGGATTCTACAAACGGGGAGGCCCCCGCGCCGAGTTCGACCAGCAACCCATCGAGGCGCAAGCCATGGTCTCTGCTTGCCTCGAAGCCTATCGCGCAACCTCCGACATCTGGTGGTACGAACAATCCCAGCGCGCCTTCGACTGGTTCCTCGGCTGGAATGACCTCGGCTTGGAGCTCTATTCCCCGGAAAGCGGAGCCTGCGGCGATGGCCTCCATGTGGATCGGGTCAACCGGAACCAGGGGGCCGAATCCACACTCGCGTTTCTGCTCTCCCTGGCCGAGATGAAACTCACCAACAATATGATGACCAGCTTCAGGAAGCCGACCGCTAACGGCAACTAGGCCACTTATGATAATGACCGCTGTCCATGTCACTCGCGAATCCACGTTCCTGCAGCCCAATCAGGCCCGTGTGCTGCTGCGGCCGTTCAATCACGGCGATGCCCGCAAGACCAGTCAGATCATCGGCCGCATCCTGGCGCTGCCGGAAGAGCAGGTCGTCCGGTTGCTCGAGGGGATCACCGCTTCGTTCTCGCATCGGCACAGGAATCTCCACGACACTTTGCTGGAACGGTGCGATCAGTTGCGCGACCTCCTGCCTCCCGGTCAGTCTCTCTCGGAACCCCGGCGGCTGTTGATCGGCTCGTGCTTCCTCGCCGAGTACTCCGTCGAATCGGCCGCTCTCTTCAACCCCTCCATCGTCCGCCACCCCGATCAGTCCGGACTGCCTGCCGGAGCGCTTCGCTTCGTTCTCAGCCTGCGCGCCACGGGGGAAGGCCACATCTCCTCAATGACATTCCGCACCGGAATCATCCATCCGGATCAGCGCATCGAGATACTCGCCCCTTCCCCCTTCCTCACTGAGCCGCGCCAGATCGTCAACCCCTGGTACGAGAAGCCGCTGTTCGAACGGAAGCTCGGCGAACTGAATCTCGACATCGAGTTCACGCGGCGCATCATGCACGTCCTGCCGCCAGTCTTCACGCTCGATCAGCTTCGGGAGGCACTCAATACAGAACAAGCCCGCCTGCCCGACGGCTTGACGCTGAAGGATCAGGCTGCGGCGCAGGGCATCTGGCTCCTCGCGCGGTCGAACTTCGAAGTGGAGTTCCAGCCCGATCGGGATATGTCGGAGCGCGTGCTGTTTCCAGCCACTCCTTCCCAGAGGAATGGGATCGAGGATGCTCGCTTCGTCTGCTTTCAGAATGACGATGGCAGCCACAATTACTACGCAACCTTCACTGCCTATGATGGCCGGGTAGTTGTTCCGGAATTGGTGGAAACGTCAGACTTTCTCCACTTCCGCTTCATCACCTTGAACGGTCCGGCGGCCATCAACAAAGGGATGGCCCTCTTCCCCAGGAAGATCGGCGGCCGCTATGTCATGCTGTCGCGCCAGGACAACGAGAGCACCTCCATCATGTTCTCCGGCAACGTCCACTTCTGGAATGAATACACCCTCCTGCTGACGCCGGTCTTCCCGTGGGAAATCGTCCAACTGGGCAACTGCGGCTCACCCGTCGAAACGGAGGCCGGCTGGCTGGTGCTGAGCCACGGTGTGGGACCCATGCGCGAATACTGCATTGGCGCCTTCCTCCTCGATCTCGAGGACCCCACCAAGGTGCTCGCCCGTCTGCGCGAACCCCTACTCAAGCCGAATGCAGCGGAGCGGGAGGGCTACGTGCCGAACGTCGTCTACACGTGCGGCTTCCTCCTCCACCAGGGCCAACTGATCATCCCCTACGGCCTGGCCGATCACTCCACCGGCTTCGCCACCGTGCCCCTGTCCGAAGTCCTGGCCGCCATGGAGCCGGTATAGGCAGGCAATCGGCCGAACTGATACCAGACCCTCGGTGCGGGGTTCGGCCCGGCCAACGCGAGTCCCCCCCCTCGCTGTCTTCTTTCTTACGACATTACTCAGCAGGCGATGCGGCCGGAACCCCGCCGCTTCTGCCTGGGGCCCCCAGGATCGGTGCGCAGCTTCTCCTCTCCAAATGGCAGGATTGCGCCTCCCTTTGGACCCGCATTTGAGCGTGTCCTCGAGCAATCAGTCTGTCCGCGCAACTCACGCCACCGCCCGTTCAAACGAATGGCCCCGAGACGTCCCGGCTACCTGCCGCCCGAAGGCCGCACCGCCGGACACTCCCTCTCGATTCCGGGGGCGTCCTTCCGGCACACGAAATCGTAATGATTAATTCCGGGGGAAACTCAAATGCATGCTTGCCGTCCCGGCCCCATGTCCTCATAATTGAGATTTCTATTGGTCAAATTCGTGAACAAAATGTTGTTACGGTCTTTTCATCTCTACCCGCTCGCCGTCCTGCTCTGCGCATCAGCCACGGCGATCGCCGCCCCGCCGAGTGTCATTGGGTGCGCCCCCTGCCAGGTGAACGCGGGCGGGCCCGGCCACACCATGACGGTGCTCGGCAACGGCTTTGTTCCGGGATCGGCCATTGAATGGGCGGGCAGTCCCCTCACCACCACTTTCCTTGCCGCTACGCAGTTGTCGGCGCAGGTGCCGGCCAGTCTGCTGCCGTTGTCAGGTAAATTTGCCATTACTGTCCGGAATCCAGACGGTGCGGTGGCGGCCAGCACTACCTATGCATATGTCCAGCCAGTTCTTACCGCCATCAGTCCCACAGCTGCGTCCGCGGGAATGTCAGGTCTGACGATCACCGCCACCGGTATCGGCTTCTCGAATCACAGCACGCTGGTCTTCATCAATCACAGCGGCGCCATGTGGAATATCGATATGACCTTCACCAACTCCGGTAAGGTCTCCGCGCTCATCCCCATGGATTCGTTGGTCCCCGCTGGAGGCGCGAACATCAACATTGCGGACTTCACGACCGGCACTTTCTCCAACGTACTGCCGTTTGTGATTACCGCCGGAGGCCCGAAGATCAGTGCCATTGCGCCCAACGCCGCCACCGTCGGCGGACCTGCCTTCACCCTGGCGGTGACCGGGACCGGATTCACCTCTGATGCATTGGTCTACTTCTCGAGCATTCCACTCACCACCACCTTCGTAAGCTCGACCCGTTTGGATGCGGCCGTTCCTGCCTCTTACCTCAACTTCGCGAGTGTCGTGCCCATCACGGTGGTCACCGCCAGTGGCGGATCGGCCGCCGTGTCTTTGACCGTCACTGACCCGCCGCCGCCCACGCCTGCGGTCGCCGGCGTCAGTCCGGCCTCCGTGGACGCGGGCACGTCCGGCTTTGCTCTTTCGGTCACGGGAAGCGGCTTTGTCCAAGGCTCCAAGGTCCTCTGGTCCGGCTCCCCTTTGACCACCACGTTCCAATCGGCCGGCGCGCTCACGGCGCAGGTGCCGCCTCAACTGGCCGCGCTCTCCGGCCGCTTCAATATCTCCGTAAGCAATCCCGCGGGCACAACCAGCAACTCGACGGCGCCCGTGAGCGTTCTGCCCGTGCTCTCCTCTGCCTCTCCTTCCTCGGCGGCCTGGAATGGAGCGGCCTTCACCCTCACCGCCACGGGCGCCGGCCTCAGCAGCGGGCTGCAACTCCAGATCGCTACTCCGGACAGCAAGACCATCTCCGTGTCGACCGTCGCGTCCAGTTCGACATCGCTCACGGCGCAGGTGCCCGCCGCGGCGCTGGCTGCGCCGGGCACCGCTTATCTGACGCTGATCAATACTGGCAGTAACCTGCAGTCCCGGGCGCTGGCCTTCCCGATTGTCGCCTCCGGTCCTTCCATCACCTTCTTCAGTCCCAGTTCGGCAGTAGCGGGCGGCCCCGCCTTCACTCTCTCCGTGACGGGTAGCAACTTTTCGACAGGTTCTGTTCTGTACTGGAATTCGACCCCTCTCAGCACGGCCGTCCAGGGGCTCACTCAACTCACAGCGCAGGTGCCCGCGCAACTCATCGCCGGCAGCGGTGTCGTCTCCCTCTCAGTGGTCGCGGGCGGCAGCACCTCTAACACGGCCAGCTTCACGATCAATGGTCCGCTCACGATCTCGTCCGCATCGCCGGCCCAGGTCTACGCCGAGGCCGCCGAATTTCGACTGACCGTCAATGGCACTGGCTTTGTGCCGGGCGCGACCGTGCAATGGGCGGGCACGTCTCTGGCGACTACCTTTGTGAGTTCAACTCAACTCACGGCCATAGTGCCGCTGCAACTGCAGACCGTGCCGGGCAACTACGACCTGACGGTCGCAAATCCGGGCGGGCTCCTCTTCGCTCGCTGGAGCAGTATCTCGGTCTACCCATCGCTTCAGTCCATCGACCCGGCCGCGGCCCGCATTCCCATCGCCGGGGTTGGCATCGTCGCGTATGGCGGCGGTTTCAACAACACCTCGGTGATCGTCTTCGACTCGTCCAGCGGGCGGCTCAATCTCCCCACGACGTATTACAGTACTTCGAAAATCGCCGCACTGATTCCCGGATCGGCATTGACGCGCTCAGAAACGGCCCGGGTCTATGTGCTCGATGCACGAACCGGTTACACTTCAACTGCGCAGTCATTTACGGCCCAGCAAGTCGCGCCGGTCATCACAACGCTGGCGCCTGTTTCTGTGTCTGCGGGTAGTCCCAGCTTCCAGCTCACCGTCGCCCTCGACTATATGGGCGCCAATCCGGTCGTGAAATGGAACGGTACTCCGCTTGGCCTGGTCGAGAAATACGCAACCGCAGTCACGGTCCTGGTCCCGTCCTCACTGGTCGCTTCCCCCGGCACCGCCCAGATCACCGTCGAATCGGACGGACTGGTCTCAGCCGGAGCCGCGTTCACTATCGGCCAGGGGCCGACCGTCCTGACTGCCTCGCCCACGCCAATCGATGCGGGAGGACCCACCATCACGATCGACGTGGTGGGGAGCGGCTTCGTATCCGGCTCCAAGGTCTATTGGGTCGGCCAGCCGCTGGCCACGGTGTTTCGCAGCGCCACGGCGCTCTCGGCCGTGTTGCCCTCGAACCTGACGGCCCTCACAACGGCGGCAGACATCACGGTAGGCAATCCCGACGGAACGATGTCGGGATTGCCAACTCCGGCAATCTCCGTTCAACCGGTGTTTTCTTCCCTCAGTCCCGGCTCTGCCCTGCCGGGGAGTGCCGACATTCAATTGGTGGTCAAGGGGATCGGATTCCGTCCCACCAGTCGCGTGGATTTCTTCTCTCGCTATGCGGCACACCCCCTATCGACAACTTACGTCGATTCGACCACGCTCTCCGCCCTGTTGCCGGCGGAGTTGCTGTCGGCCGCGGTGTCGGCGACCGTCTATGTCTCTGATTCGTTCAGCCGGGGCGTCTCGCGATCGCTCCCCTTCACGGTCGGCGCACCTTCGCCGGTGTTGAGCACGCTGAAACCAAGTTCCGCTCGTGCCGGTGATCCCGGCTTCGAACTGAAGGTGGAAGGCTACGAACTACGCCCGGGCACGCGCGTGCGATGGAATGGCGTCCCGCTGACCATGCTGCAGGCGGGGCCGGAGTGGATCGCCAGCGTTCCGTCGAGCCTCATCGCCAGTCAGGGATCGGCCGCCATCACGCTGATCAACGACGACGGACTGGTCTCCAATTCGATGGACTTTCCCATCACCGGCAGCGGCACGGTTGTTCCTGCCATCACGTCTCTCAGTCCCAATCCGATCTCCGTGGGCGGTGCAGCCGCCAAACTTCTCGTCAGTGGCTCCGGTTTTGTCACGGGTTCGGTTGTCTATTGGAACGGCACTCCGCTAAGTACGGTTTTCCTGAGTTCCGCTCAGTTGGAGGCCACCGTGCCGGGCAGCCTTCTGGGGAGTCCCGCGAGTATCAGCATCACGGTAGCCAATCCTGGCGGAACCACTTCGGCCGCCACTACCCTGGTCCTCCAGGCGGCCGCGCCGGTCATCTCGTCCATCGCGCCCAGCCTCTTTCCCGCGGGCAGCAGTTCCACCACGATGATCATCAATGGCTCGGGCTTCGTGCCGGGTGCCAGCGTCTACTGGGGCGCAATCTCTCTGGCCGTGACCGGCAATGCCCCGGCTCAGTTGACAGTCACTGTGCCCTCGAATCTCCTCGCCACCCCCGGCGCGGTGCTGATCAAAGTGGTTTGCGGAACCCAGGCGTCGAACCTCTACGCTGCCGTCGTATACAGCGTCTTCAGCGCCCCACAGTTGACGAGTGCCAGCCCGGCACAGGTGGACGCAGGCGCTCCGGGCTTCACTCTGACCGCCACCGGGGCAAACTTCCAGTCCGGGGCAAAGGTCCATTGGGCGGGCACGCCGCTCGCCACCACGTTTGTGAGCTCCACCCAGTTGACCGCCGTGGTACCGGCCAACCTTGTGGCGACCTCCGGCCGTTCTGTCGTCACCGTGATGAACCCCGACGGCGAGGCTTCGTTGCCCTTCACACAGATGTATGTCCAGCCGGTTCTGTCGACCGTGGCGCCCCTGTCCTTGCCGGCCGGCGCCGGAGCCACACTGTCGATCACGGGCCGAGGCTTCCGGCCCACGGCTGTGGTGCAACTAACTGCCTCCGGCCGGGAGTGGCCGCTGCAAACCAGCTACCTCAGCGCCACGGCGCTGAGCGCGGAAGTCCGTCCGGAACAAATCAAGGATGCGGGCACGGCCTACGTCACCATCACCGACAGCACCGACGCCACATTCTCGCGGAAACTGGCACTCACCGTCACCAGTACCGGACCGTCCGTCACAACGCTTCTGCCCAACACCGCGACGGCGGGCGAGCCAGACTTCCAGTTGACCGTCAACGGGCAGAACTTCGATTCCGGCGCCGTCGTGCGCTGGGAGACAACCAGCCTCCCCACGGTCTTTGTGAGCGCCCGTCAACTGACGGCATCGGTGGCATCCAGTCTCCTTGCCTCGCCCGGAACCGTCAGTGTCGGCGTCGTCAACCAGTCCGGTGCGAAATCGCCCTCGATCGTATTCCAGATCGTCCCCCGCAGCCCGAGCATTCTGAGTCTGAGTCCCAACTCGGCCGAAGCCGGCGGGCCCGAGTTCGTCCTGTCTGTCCATGGCGCCGACTTCTCCCAGGGCGCCATTATGAGCTGGGGGGATGCCCCCTTGGCCACATCGTTTGTCAACCCTTCCGAACTGGCAGTCACGGTGCCGGCCGGCCGCGTTGCAACGCCCGGCATGCCGTTCCTGGTTGTGGCCAACCGGAATGCCCAGTCCGCGCCAATCAGCTTCCCCATCAAAGCCGCCGGGCCCGTGATCGCTCGGCTCGACCCCGCCGAGACGACGGCGGGCGGAGCGTCGTTCCGTTTGACCGTCACCGGCAAGGGCTTTCAACCGGATGATGCCGTACGCTGGAATGGCACCGCCCTCCCGTCCGAGGCCGTGAGCTCCACGCAGATGACCGCCATGGTTCCAGTGGAATCCATCACATCCGCGGGGAGTAGCACGGTGACGATTGCCCGCGCCACTGGCGAGGAATCGCTCGCCGTCTCCTTCCTGGTGAATCCGGCCGACCCGTTCATTCGGGAGGTCTCTCCGAACTCAGCGACCCAGGGCGCCGGCGCCACCTCCCTGGCGATCAAAGGCAAGGGGTTCCTGCCGGGCGCCGTTGTGGCGTGGAACGGCCAACCGCTGGAGACGGAGTTTGTGGAATCCGGCTGGGTGACGGCCCACGTGCCGGCGGAACTCGTCACCTCCGCCGGGGAAGCGAGTCTGGCCATCACCAACCCCGCTGGAACCCCTGGCGCGCCCGCGGCGTTCCTCATCCATCCGCCCGTGCCGGAACTGCTCCGCCTCTCGCCTTCTTCCGCGACGAGCGGCGGGGCCGACCTGGCACTGGTGGTCCACGGGGCCGGCTTCCTGAAAGGATCCGCGATCCATTGGGAAGGCGTCACGCTGGAGACCACTTTCCTCGACTCGACCCGCCTCAAGGCCGTCGTCCCTGCATCGTGGATTCTCGGGGGCGGCATGGCCGGTGTGGCCGTCTCGAACCCGGATGGGCTGACAACGGACCCGAGTTCGTTCCCGGTGCTGGAGGCCAAGCCGACGATCTCCGCCGTGTCGCCAGGCACTTTGGGTGCAGGCGTCTCCGGTCTCGTGGTCACCGTGGATGGCAGCGGGTACCTGCCCGGAACCATCCTGACATGGGAAGGGGCTCCTCTGGAGACGAGCTTCATCGATCCCACGCGGCTCACCGCACAGGTCCCGGCGGACCTCATGGCGAACTCGGGCAGCGCCCGCGTGACGGCCGTCAATCCACAGGGCCAGACCTCCGCACCTTGGCTTCTGAGGATTCT encodes the following:
- a CDS encoding energy transducer TonB, with the translated sequence MDRKVHIVCFSIVMTAFAALSGCSSTPPAGEAKKAAPPTFKVQGKLRTMDIATAASDSVLNGGGPSVFIWEGMQQYRLFSKRTANVVDGEHYIVEGIHAQKMIDEIGDPNGGKGGYPLLSSCERVVKTAWPGMSFEEVDVKASALRGRVSRYPARPIILVTKIQSAPATKEEKAAADKEDALTVVSVPAEKQKALLVEGAATLPAPIWEPAAGTVRCKVVIGSDGKISELETGAQLCEAVQWSQFRYQPPVQGGHPVKVRTEVEVTYQPRK
- a CDS encoding glycosyltransferase family 4 protein, coding for MPQRKETSEAALVENQGKILIKETAKARKIAFVGDHLPRKCGIATFTSDLLSAIATAYPESQCLCVSINDIKGGYEYPEVVRFEIEEQDLSSYLRAADFLNISNVDIVCLQHEFGIFGGPAGGHILAFLRELRMPVVTTLHTVLREPRPDQRRVMQEIISLSTRVVVMAERGRQMLQEIYAASPGKIDLIAHGIPDVGFVDPAFFKDQFGVEGKIVLLTFGLLSPNKGIEYVLKALPQVLEEFPDVVYIVLGATHPNELREHGEAYRMSLELLAKKSGIEKSVIFYNDFVELESLKEFIGAADLYITPYLNEAQITSGTLAYTFGAGKAVVSTPYWHAAELLAGDRGVLVPFADAEAMGREISALLRDDIRRHAMRRNAYRCGREMVWSNVAQLYMQSFEQARLQGTAPSRKSLLTKTLDLRPPQLPALKLDHLQRMTDSTGVFQHANFSIPNFAEGYCTDDNARAFILTVLLEELGQDRESVCAMATTCASFLQYAYDPHTRRFHNHLGFDRRWLDEQGSEDSQGRAIWALGFGVGRSPYRSFQFISGQLFAQALPAMTEFTSPRAWAFGLLGIHEYLRHLSGDTLVNQTREALLSKLVDLLDRNSSADWPWFEQELSYDNAKLAHALILTGRATGQQDVLQRGLDALRWLNQVQISGKGHFLPIGSNGFYKRGGPRAEFDQQPIEAQAMVSACLEAYRATSDIWWYEQSQRAFDWFLGWNDLGLELYSPESGACGDGLHVDRVNRNQGAESTLAFLLSLAEMKLTNNMMTSFRKPTANGN
- a CDS encoding glycoside hydrolase family 130 protein, which gives rise to MTAVHVTRESTFLQPNQARVLLRPFNHGDARKTSQIIGRILALPEEQVVRLLEGITASFSHRHRNLHDTLLERCDQLRDLLPPGQSLSEPRRLLIGSCFLAEYSVESAALFNPSIVRHPDQSGLPAGALRFVLSLRATGEGHISSMTFRTGIIHPDQRIEILAPSPFLTEPRQIVNPWYEKPLFERKLGELNLDIEFTRRIMHVLPPVFTLDQLREALNTEQARLPDGLTLKDQAAAQGIWLLARSNFEVEFQPDRDMSERVLFPATPSQRNGIEDARFVCFQNDDGSHNYYATFTAYDGRVVVPELVETSDFLHFRFITLNGPAAINKGMALFPRKIGGRYVMLSRQDNESTSIMFSGNVHFWNEYTLLLTPVFPWEIVQLGNCGSPVETEAGWLVLSHGVGPMREYCIGAFLLDLEDPTKVLARLREPLLKPNAAEREGYVPNVVYTCGFLLHQGQLIIPYGLADHSTGFATVPLSEVLAAMEPV
- a CDS encoding beta strand repeat-containing protein, whose protein sequence is MLLRSFHLYPLAVLLCASATAIAAPPSVIGCAPCQVNAGGPGHTMTVLGNGFVPGSAIEWAGSPLTTTFLAATQLSAQVPASLLPLSGKFAITVRNPDGAVAASTTYAYVQPVLTAISPTAASAGMSGLTITATGIGFSNHSTLVFINHSGAMWNIDMTFTNSGKVSALIPMDSLVPAGGANINIADFTTGTFSNVLPFVITAGGPKISAIAPNAATVGGPAFTLAVTGTGFTSDALVYFSSIPLTTTFVSSTRLDAAVPASYLNFASVVPITVVTASGGSAAVSLTVTDPPPPTPAVAGVSPASVDAGTSGFALSVTGSGFVQGSKVLWSGSPLTTTFQSAGALTAQVPPQLAALSGRFNISVSNPAGTTSNSTAPVSVLPVLSSASPSSAAWNGAAFTLTATGAGLSSGLQLQIATPDSKTISVSTVASSSTSLTAQVPAAALAAPGTAYLTLINTGSNLQSRALAFPIVASGPSITFFSPSSAVAGGPAFTLSVTGSNFSTGSVLYWNSTPLSTAVQGLTQLTAQVPAQLIAGSGVVSLSVVAGGSTSNTASFTINGPLTISSASPAQVYAEAAEFRLTVNGTGFVPGATVQWAGTSLATTFVSSTQLTAIVPLQLQTVPGNYDLTVANPGGLLFARWSSISVYPSLQSIDPAAARIPIAGVGIVAYGGGFNNTSVIVFDSSSGRLNLPTTYYSTSKIAALIPGSALTRSETARVYVLDARTGYTSTAQSFTAQQVAPVITTLAPVSVSAGSPSFQLTVALDYMGANPVVKWNGTPLGLVEKYATAVTVLVPSSLVASPGTAQITVESDGLVSAGAAFTIGQGPTVLTASPTPIDAGGPTITIDVVGSGFVSGSKVYWVGQPLATVFRSATALSAVLPSNLTALTTAADITVGNPDGTMSGLPTPAISVQPVFSSLSPGSALPGSADIQLVVKGIGFRPTSRVDFFSRYAAHPLSTTYVDSTTLSALLPAELLSAAVSATVYVSDSFSRGVSRSLPFTVGAPSPVLSTLKPSSARAGDPGFELKVEGYELRPGTRVRWNGVPLTMLQAGPEWIASVPSSLIASQGSAAITLINDDGLVSNSMDFPITGSGTVVPAITSLSPNPISVGGAAAKLLVSGSGFVTGSVVYWNGTPLSTVFLSSAQLEATVPGSLLGSPASISITVANPGGTTSAATTLVLQAAAPVISSIAPSLFPAGSSSTTMIINGSGFVPGASVYWGAISLAVTGNAPAQLTVTVPSNLLATPGAVLIKVVCGTQASNLYAAVVYSVFSAPQLTSASPAQVDAGAPGFTLTATGANFQSGAKVHWAGTPLATTFVSSTQLTAVVPANLVATSGRSVVTVMNPDGEASLPFTQMYVQPVLSTVAPLSLPAGAGATLSITGRGFRPTAVVQLTASGREWPLQTSYLSATALSAEVRPEQIKDAGTAYVTITDSTDATFSRKLALTVTSTGPSVTTLLPNTATAGEPDFQLTVNGQNFDSGAVVRWETTSLPTVFVSARQLTASVASSLLASPGTVSVGVVNQSGAKSPSIVFQIVPRSPSILSLSPNSAEAGGPEFVLSVHGADFSQGAIMSWGDAPLATSFVNPSELAVTVPAGRVATPGMPFLVVANRNAQSAPISFPIKAAGPVIARLDPAETTAGGASFRLTVTGKGFQPDDAVRWNGTALPSEAVSSTQMTAMVPVESITSAGSSTVTIARATGEESLAVSFLVNPADPFIREVSPNSATQGAGATSLAIKGKGFLPGAVVAWNGQPLETEFVESGWVTAHVPAELVTSAGEASLAITNPAGTPGAPAAFLIHPPVPELLRLSPSSATSGGADLALVVHGAGFLKGSAIHWEGVTLETTFLDSTRLKAVVPASWILGGGMAGVAVSNPDGLTTDPSSFPVLEAKPTISAVSPGTLGAGVSGLVVTVDGSGYLPGTILTWEGAPLETSFIDPTRLTAQVPADLMANSGSARVTAVNPQGQTSAPWLLRILGLSVVGFDQQHLVAGGPDTMLKVFGNGFQPGATVYWNGSPLGTTFANNALTASVPARLIATEGIASIAVAIPGGLMSSAQTLSISAPDPVGHE